A stretch of the Sorangium aterium genome encodes the following:
- a CDS encoding serine/threonine-protein kinase, with protein sequence MRDLDVVEERFEIERFAGSGGMGDVYRARDRRSGEAVALKVLQGASASDLRRFAREAEVLVALRLPGVVRYVAHGTTAAGQPYLAMEWLDGVTLEQRLAQGPLSIAEGVTLAAQVAATLGAIHQQGIVHRDLKPSNLMLVGGAVERATLLDFGIARELWLTRSLTAPGAILGTPGYMAPEQVSGEAPVDARADVFALGCILFECLTGRRPFLGDNLLSLLVKVVLEEPPRLGELRDGIPEPLERLVARMLAKSAAHRPSDGAAVAAELAAFAGEGLAAGGGAIAAPRAPGEEITTSERRVMCVILAAHGSEETDATLAEADGIAQAQALRDLAARHGGSLDFLQSKWLLIALSGAESPTDLAVRAAHCALALRTVVGGAPVAVATGLAEIEGRLPVGELVDRVAQLIVGRDGPPSGGIRLDSATASLLASRFETVQGPEGCWLRGRKEEPDTVPRLLGKPTPCVGRERELSQLAAEWRHCVDEPTASAVVVVGAAGMGKSRLAWEFLRAVEEQREAAEVWIGRADPMAAGSAFGLLAQALRRAMGLLDGESLEVRRSKVLARVERLDGLGSTGPHVAAFLGELVGAPFPDEGDVQLQAARQSPVLMGDRIRQAFEDFVRAECQRQPVLLVLEDLHWGDLPTVRLIDAALQHARDLPLLVLALARPEVDELFPELWRQRVGLRLRLAPLPRRASERLVRQVLGDGVSAAQVDELLARAEGNAFVLEEHIRAVAEGRGEGMPETALAMVQARLEALGVEERRVLRAASVFGETSWEGAVAALVGGAPVAQPLAELGRRELLVRRREARIAGEVEYEFRHALVREAAYGMLTERDRRVGHGLAGDWLARAGGADAMALAEHFELGGAPARAAEAYLRAAEEALRGGDLDAAIARAERGIGCGAAGDAAGRLRHIQAEAHVWRGDLALSAERGSEALGLVERGSAAWFSAIIPLVWATSKLGRLDVVARVTTEAVDVAASGDAQDAKLRCLSAGASALALGGRYAEGAALLDVVQRALASAETRDLEVVAHLHDARAAYEMCRGDLGSCAGSQEAALLAFEQAGDHRNALSARASLGAVCMELGDFETAQSMLRAALEAADRMHLDELKVSGQANLAQVLGYRGQLAEGRALAEEAVASSQGAGMVRTELFARCYLAKIALAMGDSEAAEREARAAIALFESAPTLGVQAFSILARVLLGLGRTDEAMRAAAEASARLAEFGTLEEGESLVRLTYAEALAASGRRAEAEVAIASARTALLARAEQLSDPTWRERFLRDVPDNACTLELARQWLGG encoded by the coding sequence CGTGGTCGAGGAAAGGTTCGAGATCGAGCGGTTCGCCGGAAGCGGCGGGATGGGGGACGTCTATCGCGCGCGTGACCGGCGGTCGGGGGAGGCGGTCGCGCTGAAGGTGCTGCAAGGCGCGAGCGCGAGCGATCTGCGCCGGTTCGCGCGGGAGGCGGAGGTGCTCGTCGCGCTCCGGCTGCCAGGGGTCGTGCGGTACGTGGCGCACGGGACGACCGCCGCAGGACAGCCGTACCTGGCGATGGAATGGCTCGACGGCGTCACCCTGGAGCAGCGGCTCGCCCAAGGACCGCTTTCGATCGCCGAGGGCGTGACGCTGGCGGCGCAGGTGGCGGCGACGCTCGGCGCGATCCACCAGCAGGGCATCGTCCACCGCGACCTGAAGCCGAGCAACCTGATGCTGGTGGGCGGTGCTGTGGAGCGAGCCACGCTGCTCGACTTCGGCATCGCGCGCGAGCTCTGGCTCACGCGGAGCCTGACGGCGCCCGGAGCGATCCTCGGGACGCCCGGGTACATGGCCCCCGAGCAGGTGAGCGGCGAGGCGCCGGTGGACGCCCGCGCGGATGTGTTCGCGCTCGGGTGCATCCTGTTCGAGTGCCTCACGGGGCGCCGGCCGTTCCTGGGCGACAACCTGCTGTCGCTCCTCGTGAAGGTCGTGCTGGAAGAGCCGCCGCGGCTCGGGGAGCTGCGCGACGGCATCCCCGAGCCGCTCGAGCGCCTCGTGGCCCGGATGCTGGCGAAGTCGGCGGCGCACCGGCCGAGCGACGGCGCCGCCGTCGCGGCGGAGCTCGCCGCCTTCGCCGGCGAGGGGCTCGCCGCAGGAGGGGGCGCGATCGCGGCGCCGCGCGCGCCTGGCGAGGAGATCACGACGTCGGAGCGGCGGGTCATGTGCGTCATCCTGGCCGCCCATGGCAGCGAGGAGACCGACGCCACGCTGGCGGAGGCCGATGGGATCGCGCAGGCCCAGGCGCTGCGGGACCTCGCGGCGCGCCACGGGGGGAGCCTCGATTTCCTGCAGTCGAAGTGGCTGCTCATCGCGCTGTCGGGCGCCGAGTCTCCGACGGACCTCGCGGTGCGAGCGGCCCATTGCGCGCTCGCGCTCCGGACGGTGGTCGGCGGCGCACCCGTGGCGGTGGCGACGGGGCTGGCGGAGATCGAGGGGAGGCTGCCTGTCGGCGAGCTCGTCGATCGCGTGGCCCAGCTGATCGTCGGGCGCGACGGCCCGCCGTCCGGGGGAATCCGGCTCGACAGCGCGACGGCGAGCCTGCTCGCGAGCCGCTTCGAGACCGTCCAGGGCCCGGAGGGGTGCTGGCTGCGGGGCCGGAAGGAGGAGCCGGACACGGTGCCGAGGCTGCTCGGGAAGCCGACGCCGTGCGTGGGGCGCGAGCGCGAGCTCTCGCAGCTCGCGGCCGAGTGGCGCCATTGCGTGGACGAGCCGACCGCGAGCGCGGTGGTCGTCGTTGGCGCGGCGGGCATGGGCAAGTCGCGCCTCGCCTGGGAGTTCCTCCGCGCCGTCGAGGAGCAGCGCGAGGCCGCCGAGGTCTGGATCGGCAGGGCCGATCCCATGGCGGCCGGCTCGGCGTTCGGCTTGCTCGCCCAGGCGCTCCGCCGCGCCATGGGGCTGCTCGACGGCGAGTCGCTGGAGGTGCGGCGGAGCAAGGTGCTGGCCCGGGTCGAACGGCTCGACGGGCTCGGGAGCACGGGGCCGCACGTCGCGGCGTTCCTCGGCGAGCTGGTGGGGGCGCCCTTTCCTGACGAGGGCGATGTGCAGCTGCAGGCGGCGCGCCAGAGCCCGGTGCTGATGGGCGACCGGATCCGCCAGGCGTTCGAGGACTTCGTTCGGGCCGAGTGCCAGCGGCAGCCGGTGCTGCTGGTGCTGGAGGATCTGCACTGGGGCGACCTGCCGACGGTGCGGCTGATCGACGCGGCGCTCCAGCACGCGAGGGACCTCCCGCTGCTGGTGCTGGCGCTCGCGCGCCCCGAGGTGGACGAGCTGTTTCCAGAGCTGTGGCGCCAGCGGGTCGGGCTCCGGCTGCGGCTCGCGCCGCTGCCCCGGCGCGCGAGCGAGCGGCTGGTGCGGCAGGTGCTCGGCGACGGCGTGAGCGCTGCGCAGGTGGACGAACTGCTTGCGCGCGCCGAGGGCAACGCGTTCGTGCTGGAGGAGCACATCCGCGCGGTGGCCGAGGGCCGCGGCGAGGGGATGCCGGAGACGGCGCTGGCGATGGTGCAGGCGCGGCTGGAGGCGCTGGGCGTGGAGGAGCGGCGGGTGCTGCGCGCGGCGAGCGTGTTCGGCGAGACGTCGTGGGAAGGCGCGGTGGCGGCCCTGGTGGGCGGCGCGCCGGTGGCGCAGCCGCTCGCGGAGCTCGGGCGGCGCGAGCTCCTGGTGCGGCGGCGCGAGGCGCGCATCGCGGGCGAGGTGGAGTACGAGTTCCGGCACGCGCTGGTGCGGGAGGCCGCCTACGGCATGCTGACCGAGCGCGATCGCCGCGTCGGGCACGGCCTTGCGGGCGACTGGCTGGCGCGGGCCGGCGGGGCGGACGCCATGGCGTTGGCGGAGCACTTCGAGCTCGGCGGCGCGCCGGCGCGGGCGGCGGAGGCGTACCTGCGCGCGGCGGAGGAGGCGCTCCGGGGTGGCGATCTCGACGCGGCGATCGCGCGGGCCGAGCGGGGTATCGGCTGCGGCGCGGCCGGGGACGCCGCGGGCAGGCTCCGCCACATCCAGGCGGAAGCCCATGTGTGGCGCGGCGATCTCGCGCTCTCCGCGGAGCGGGGGAGCGAGGCGCTGGGCCTGGTGGAGCGCGGCTCGGCCGCATGGTTCTCGGCCATCATCCCCCTCGTATGGGCCACGTCGAAGCTGGGTCGACTGGACGTCGTCGCTCGCGTGACGACCGAGGCGGTGGACGTGGCCGCCTCCGGGGACGCGCAGGACGCGAAGCTCCGCTGCCTGTCCGCAGGCGCGAGCGCGCTGGCGCTGGGCGGGCGGTACGCCGAGGGCGCCGCGTTGCTCGATGTGGTCCAGCGCGCCCTCGCGAGCGCGGAGACGAGGGATCTCGAGGTGGTCGCGCACCTCCACGACGCGCGCGCGGCCTATGAGATGTGCAGAGGCGACCTGGGCTCCTGTGCAGGCAGCCAGGAAGCCGCGTTGCTCGCCTTCGAGCAGGCCGGCGATCATCGCAACGCGCTCAGCGCCCGGGCGAGCCTGGGCGCCGTGTGCATGGAGCTCGGCGACTTCGAGACGGCCCAGTCGATGCTGCGGGCAGCCCTGGAGGCCGCCGACCGGATGCACCTGGACGAGCTGAAGGTCTCTGGGCAGGCCAACCTCGCGCAGGTCCTCGGGTACCGTGGTCAGCTCGCCGAAGGGCGGGCGCTCGCCGAGGAGGCGGTCGCGTCGAGCCAGGGGGCGGGCATGGTGCGCACGGAGCTCTTCGCTCGCTGCTACCTGGCGAAGATCGCCCTGGCCATGGGCGATTCCGAGGCCGCCGAGCGCGAGGCGCGCGCCGCCATCGCGCTCTTCGAGAGCGCGCCGACCCTGGGCGTGCAGGCATTTTCCATCCTCGCTCGCGTGCTGCTCGGGCTCGGGCGCACCGACGAGGCGATGCGGGCTGCCGCCGAGGCGAGCGCGCGGTTGGCAGAGTTTGGCACGCTGGAAGAGGGGGAGTCGCTCGTCCGCTTGACCTACGCCGAGGCGCTCGCCGCGAGCGGGCGGCGCGCCGAGGCCGAGGTCGCGATCGCGTCGGCCAGGACGGCGCTGCTCGCGCGCGCCGAGCAGCTCAGCGATCCGACCTGGCGCGAGCGCTTCCTCCGCGACGTGCCGGACAACGCCTGCACGCTCGAGCTCGCGCGGCAGTGGCTTGGCGGCTGA